The DNA sequence ACATATATACAGGTTGTTGCTTTTAAAAAAGTTTTGGACGGTAAAAGACACTTTTAGCTCGATTTAGATGGTGTCTTATCCATTTATTTGataatagaaaaaataaataataaatcattTTTAGACAGTAAAGGGTGAGGCAATTTCGTATTTGGCCCATCAATGATTTGGCCTGTCTCGGCCCATCTCAAGCACACTCAATTTCCACCGTTGGATCGACTCGAATGGATGAGATACGCAAGAAGCCAAATAAAAACCCATGCTCTCTTCTTCTCTTGAGGCAGTCGAAACCCTAGGAGAGGCACAACAAAGGCACAGGCGCAGGCGCCCCTCAGCCGTGCGGCGGCCTGGCCCTTGGGTGCGGCAGCTCGATCGGCCTTCCAGTCCTGGCCGGCCAGCGGCAGGCCACACGAAGGAGCAGCCAGCGTGTGTGCTTTCTAGGTGTTGAAGTGGGGCGCCAGATCTGGAGTATCGAGGAGCTGCAGTGCGGGATGAGATCAGAGGAGCGGTGCCGGACCTGAAACAGAGCTGCGACGGCACATCGTTCAAATTTGGTATGTATCAGACTCGATCTCCTCCTTATTTTGCAAACAGACTCATACAAGTAGATGTACAGAGTGCCATTGTTGATCAGGGGTGAGCTGCTCTTGCTCCGATCCGCACGTACGTGATTCATTTCTGGGCTGGCAGCAGCCGCGCTGGGGAACGACGACTGACCTGTTTCATTATTTCGATCTGTTTAATTTCTTGATCAGAAAATTAGAGGCATTAACTTTTTCTGAGCAgaaaattagtatatatctcTCAAGGCCTGTTTGGGCGTGCATTTAGATCCAGTCATGGATGGTGATTTACCTATATAGGTTaaatatatatgtttttttaaactcagtatgtatatatatcaaTATGACTTTATAGTAAACCTGGCTGCACATCTTCTTTTTGTCATATTGTGGTATTTTTTTCTATTCTCAATTAGTTTAACTCTCAGTTGTGCCATGATTTTTAGTATTATATATAGATTCTGATGCCCAGTGTGTTGTTTTCGTTTCTTTGCAACAGAATGTGCAAAACTGCGGTCGCTTTAGTAAACTAGTACTGGCTGGTTCAACATATAGATTAAGTTGATCGGCATTGGAATATTCCAAAGCTTTTGCTAATTTATTTATTAGTGGATATTGCAAAGCTTTGGCTGCAGTTTTGTCATGAGCTAATTGCTAAACGAGGCAATTGTTTAACCAGTTGcttgtaaatgatagatatggaCTTACCAGTTGCTTGTAAACAACCACTAAATATTGTTATACTTACCAGTTTGTGTAAGTATTCAAACTTAACTTGGTTCACTGTTTCTTTTCAACCATTACAGTGTCTACTCAACTTCATGTACTTGTAATCTTGTTAAATGCAGTCCAAGTTTTAAGTGGATAAAACCTCAATCCATGTGAAAAAGCATGTGTGGCTATGCTGAAGAATGTTGTTCGCCACTACATCAAGATGCTGAAGAATGCTGAAGAATGCAGTCCAAGTTAAAGAAGATGTATTCTGATCCTCTTCCACTACATCAAGTGCCCAAGAAATGTGTTAATATTTGTTTGAAATGTGTTGAGACTTGTAATGGTGATGGCATTGACATGTGTAAGTCTTGCCATTTTCTGTGTAACTGGCATTGATCATCTGTACCTGATCTTTTGTTTTCTAAACCTTTTCTATGATGAAAATAGGTTCTAATCTGTGATGATATTTGGTTGTGATCTGTGACGATCTTCATGTAATGTCGATTCAAATTTGAATTTAAGTCGTATTTGAACAAAAAAAATGGGCCTATAGCTGACGTGGAACTAGCTGATATGGCAATAGCTGACTTGGCACAAACTGACTTGGCGACAATCCACGTGGACCAAATCCATGACGTTTTAGATCATCACAGAACCCTTTTGCTATGCTTCCAGACCATGCAATCCATGACGGAAATAAATACGGATTCGTGACGGCTCAATTCGGTGCAACAAATGTATGACGTGAGATACATGACGGATTTCTCGTTCGTCATGGATAGTTGACTGTGACGTATTTTTGGCAATCTGTGACCAAATCCATCGTCATGTAAAGCACCAATCCTTTAGTTTTATGCCAAAACTTGAGTAGCATCATCATTTCTCTGGGTTATAGTATTCAATTCCCTAAGTTGCAGCAATAGTATGCCAAAACATTAGCTTCATCCACATGGATGGTTGTTATGTTAATCCAGATCCATGGTATATATATGTGTGCATCCAACTTACATGCTTTGTGTACTATACTTAAATTTTGACAGGACATGCTTCATGTATCCAAAAGTGCTATTATACTCTTATTACCGTGTACCAGGGCGGAGCCACCGCCCGACGACCCCGGCCAGCAGGCTGGGCTCGTCACTGAAGTTCAaagcatttttttttataataaagaaGAACTTTTAGTTCAAAGCAATACTTTGCTAGCTAAATTTTTTTGTATAATAAGAATTGTCTGGGCTTCTAAAAGCTTTTGGCTCTGTTACTACCACGTACTTTGCAAAGCACAAACAGTTTGGGGAAATTTTACCTTTGAGCTAAATGGCAACAACTTATTGTTGAGAACTTCCAGTATACATATTTTGCTACCGTACATAAAATGAATTCAGTGCTAAATAGAATATCAAGCACTAGTGGTGGCACGGAATTGGACATGCATAATTCCTAGGAGCACATAGCAATGGTACAGAGAGTGTAGTTAATTAGTGTATGAGCTAAACATGACTATAAAACTAGGATATATAAATAGTTGTATTTTCTCTATCGGGTGCATAACTTCCCCGTAGAAGGAACCATGCACATTTATATGAAATTCGTTCCAACAACTACAAGAGGAGGTAGTTAATCCAAAAATATTACTAATTAACCGAAGATATATGACACATGGTTTAACTCAGGCCTAAAGTGATAATGTAGCCCAAGCAAATACTTGATTTGGTGCTCGATCTTGTGAGATCACAAACATAGATGGAAAATGGATGAATTATACCTTTCTAAAACAGAATGAATTTTCTATTAAATTTTAATCTTGAGCAACAACAAATCTGTAAATCGGTGGTACTTACTCACCACAAAATAATTCAATTGTAGCACTGTACCAAGTTTAAATATGTTGGGTTTGACTagctataaataaataaagatattaatattcataatattaaaTAAATCTCATTAGATttgtttttttctcgaacagtgCAGGAGAACTGCACGCCATTTCATTAAGATAGAAAAAATGGTACACGCGTCAACGAGGCCCAACTCACACACCCCACACCTCGAACACTAAGTTATAGACTCGCCACACAAAGAACCAGCCTCCGAATTTAAGCTCTAGAAGGCAACAACCTAaaaacaagttcctagagattgGAGGCTCCTGCTGAGCACCAGAGCCCTCCCTCCGCGTTAATAGTCCTAAGGACCTCCTGAACACTTGATCTCCTATTATCAAAGGCACAAGTGTTACGATGCTTCCAAATCTCCCAAACCACCAAATTTATCAAAGAATTGAGGCCTTTACGCGCTTCCTTGGGGATAGCAGCAGTTGACCTCATCCACACCACCCCTAGAAATGAGTCACAATAGGCTGTGGTGCCAACTGCAGCAGCCCTAACTGTTGCAGAACTAGGCTCCAAACTTGTCGAGCGAAAACACAGCCCACTAACAAATGATTTATTGTTTCATCCATTTGATCACATAAGGGACATGCCTCATGATGGGGCAGATTCCTCCTTGCTACACAATCAGCTGTTTGTCGAAAGACATATTTTATACTATACTTATTTAGTATTTAATGCTAATAGATTCacctatatatttagtcaaactaTAGACACACTAACAAAAAATGCACTTATAGTTGCATTGTTTTTGGGGATAGAGGTAGTATTGCTTCCAGTGTCAAATATTCTAGTTTTAGCGTGTTCAATAGATCATGAAGGTACCTAGTAACatataaattaaataattttcatGTGAGGCGAACTTACTTAGACTTAACCATCCGACATGAGGTTGAGGTAGAGGAGAGCAATCAGCTGAATATGTTGGAGTAGAACGAAAATTAGTTTTATATGTATATTTAAAGGAGAACAAGGATGGGATCAATGTTTCAACGATGACAAAGGAGTTTTTAATGTATTTTTCAGACACAACAATCTGGGAAGTACTAAGGGTAACAATACAGGATTTATTATTTGTGCATTTTTAAGGAAAAGGAAGTGAGGAACTGCTTGTGGAATGAGACAAAGGTTGGCGCCCCTTGCTTGATGAATAAGTAAGTAGCTGGCATATAAGTGAACGTGAAAGAGAGTACTGAGGAAACAAAATAGGAGAGGTGCAGAAATGTGTAGACTAGAAGCAGAACATGGGACGGAATGACTCAGAGTAAAAAAGAGGGCAGTGGTTGTGAACAAGCAGAAGTGGATGCTCAGCTTAGGCAAAAGAAACAGCGGGCTCGGGGATGGCGGTGGAAGGATGACTCCCAGTCTTAACTGCAAAAAGACAAAAGCAGATACCTCAGGTAGATGAAAGGAACAAGCGATAGGTGAGCATTATTTTCTCAATGATTCTATTCAATTACCTTTCCTCGGATACCGCATGACCATCTTTGTTCTCATCCTGTATCATTAGGATTGTCCATTCTCTTGATATCTTAAGGGTTACATGGTTCGGAAGCATGTCGACTGCATCGCTGACCTTGGTCTCGACATCCTCCACCTCCTTAATCCGGACACCCGCACAGTCAACCTTGACAGTGACGTATTTAAGTGAAGCAAGGTTCTCCAGTCCAACATCAAAACCACCACCTTCCCACTTTTTCACTTCGAAGGATAACACAAGCCGTTGAAGCTTTGGCATCACTCCTCGAGCAAACTCCAGCCAACATCTTGTCTTAGGATAAAACTTAAACTCTTGTAGAGAGCGGAAGGGGTGATCAGCACCAACTACCACCTGTTCTTCGGTGGTGGTGCCAAAGGGATCTCCTCCTAGATCAAGAAAACGTAGCACGGGCAAAGCCCCAAGCAGATTGAAATCCTCCTGTCTTAGAAGATTGACGTACATGGACAATCTGGAGAGTTCAGAGAGGGAGGAAAACCACCGGGGCACCTGGGAGAAGATCAAATCATCCCCATCAAAGCTTTGGAGATGTGCAGGGCCCGTCCATTGGTCTGGCATGTCTAGAGAGCATGATCCCTCTCCATAAAAAACTAGTCTGCGAAGGTTGATGAGATTGGACAGGGCCTGTAGAAATGTCTTCATGTAACTCTGGTTTCTATGTAAGCCATTTATTTTCAGCACTCTGAGTTTAGTAAGGCTACCAAGTTCAGCCAAAGTATTTGGTGATTTGTCCACATTTAGCCACCATAGCTCGTTTAGGGATATTAGATTCCCAATCCCATCTGGAAGTTTCACTATATTAGTACAATTTAACAGACTTTCTAGTTGTCGTAGCTGATTAAGACTCGCTGGCAGTTCTCCTTTGAATCGGCCCCGCAGATCCAGTGTCTTGAGAAGCTTTAGATTCCCAATTCCTTCTAGAAGCTTTGTTTGGAACATACCTTGTAGTGCAAGATATCTCAAGTGCTGCAGACTTCCTAGATCCTTAGGATGGATATTGTCGCTCCAATCGTGTTTGAAAGCCAAAACACGGAGAACTGGAAACCTTGACGTAGTTGGCACCCACTGaacggcatcaccaaaagcaacTAATGACCTGACATGGGATATGTTCAGTGTTGCTTGATATATCACTTGTTCTTCTCTTTCTACTTTGCTGCCTCGCAGTGATAATCGTCGAATCTTGCGTGCTGAAGATATATGGCACGGAACATCTAATATGGTGACAAAATTTTCTTGAGTTGCAAGGGATATAATGAAATCGAGAATCATATCATGTACTCGACAACCACTTGGACTACCATCCTCATTATATATTGGTTGAATCATGCTTCTGCTGACGAGCTCGTTGAAGTACCTCTCTCCAAGATCATACAAATTGCACCCCAGTTTTTCATCAACGAAACCTTCTGCTATCCAAAGCCGTACCAACTCATCacttggaatctcataatcctcAGGGAACATGCTTAGATACAGCAAGCACGGCTTTAGATAGGAAGGCAGATCTGAATAACTAAGATACAGGATCGCTCTCATGCTGTCAAGGCTCTTGTCCTTATGAAGTCCAGAACCCATTGAACTGTACACACCATACCATTCATACTTTGTTTTGTTTGGCCTACTAGCCAACAAATAAACTAGCTGTAGTAATGATAGCCAATGGTATACCACCACATTTGTCCAAAATTTTCCGTGATACCTCCTCTAGTTCAGAATGCATTTCCTCATTTTCATTGAATATCCTTTTACATAGCAGCTTTTTTGAGTCCTCATAGGAGAGGGGATCTAGTTCACACATTGTACCATCAATGGATGAGCAAGAAAATTTTGCCACATCAGCATTCCGGGTAGTTACGATGACCCGGCTACCAAGACTGTTTTCAATTAGAGCACACTTGATCTGTGTCCATGCAGACTCTGCCCATACATCATCTATTACAATAATGTAcctgcattttttttaaaaaaaggaaaataacaGTTAATCGTGTGTCATTGGAATTTGCTAATTACagtgttttctttttttatttcaatCTCTGCTCAGGTTCACGAATCTGTGACTAGACACCATGGAAATATAAAAACTATATAAGCGTGCCAATGAATGAATGGATGATGATATTATGATTTATGAACTCTGTTCAAGTACACAGATTTGTGACTACTTAACAATTAAAATTGTATAACCACTACTACGTACCTTTTTTTCTCAAGTATTTGTCTGATTGTATCTATAAGCTCTGTATGGCTCCATGCTTCAGGATTGGGGTACTGTTGTCCGCTAACCTGCCGTAGTATGCTGCTCAAAATCTTGTTAATGTCTGGCTTAAGGGAGACTGAAACAAAAGCTTGTGACTGAAATTCTGCTCTGATTGTTTGATACACCGAATTTGCAAGAGTGGTTTTCCCAAGGCCTCCAACTCCGACAATTGAGACAACCATTAGCTTCTGTTTTTGTGCACTTAGCAAAGCAGTGAGCTTCTCTGCAGGGCCTTCAATACCAACGAGGTTCTTTACATCTTCGTAGAGAGCAGGCAACCTAGGATCCATTTCTGTATTCTTTGGCTGCCCTGCaacttctggaaatctgtaccTTTCTCGCCTACCAGCGACCTCTTGGATGCGGCTCTTGATGTCATGGATGTCATCAGCGATGTGATGCCGAGCCATAGCTTTTGTCAATAGCCCAATGGTCCTGTCAAAGAATCTTTTGAAGCTCTTTGGCTTGGCAGAACCAGGGGCATCGACTCGGAGCATGAAAGAGTCAACACTGTCCTCAATGTCATAGGACAGCTCCTTCAAGTCCCTCACCCAAATGTTGTTAAGATCATCGATCTGTTGAGGCGGCAGGTTGGACACCCTGTCGAGGGCAGCCTGCATGCTCTCCATTTCGGCATGGAGGAACCTGATCTCCCCCCTGACCCCCTTCTGCAGCTTGTACTCATCTGTGAGGAGCGTGGCAAGCTTGGGGAGGAGGCTGCCCAGGGCCGCCACCGCGAGCTCCATGGATGCCTTGCTCTTTTTGGCTACCAGCTAGATTGGTGAAGGGTGGTGTTGTGTGGAGACTGGAGAATGGCATACAGCTATGCTCTGCTCTGGCCTGTCTGTGGAGAAGAGATGGGGCTACGGTAATTGGAGGGCTTTTTGTCCCTAAAACGCTAAAACCAATATGAGAAGTGCAGAGCACGTGAACTAGTGTATTAACCCATGACCATGAGGCGTGATGGGCTTCTGCAATGTGGTCATCGTGATCGGAGCCTCCATGTCAGTCATTACAATAAAGAACAATGACGACAAATTCAAGTGGCGTGATTCTCCAGCAGAAGTCGGTGCGTTCTGTTTTATCTACTAACTAATCGAGATGAGATTCTCTCTGTCCCCTCGGATCTCTGTGAACAAAAAATAACATCGAGCAATGAAGGATTGAAAGAAAGTGTTAGCGCCCCCTGATCAGGGCCGCCGATCTACTCGAACTCGTAGAGAACCGACAGGTTCGCCGGCCGACGAGGCTCGGACGAGTTCTTCAATAAAACGTCATAGTGTTTACACAATGGATAATTCCCCTTTCCAGGGTTGGCTCTCTCTTTATCTACCCACTCCTGGCTAGCTCATAGCGATTACATGCCCATTCGGGCCCAAGGATCCTGGTATTCTTCTTACGGGCCCTCTTACTCGACCTTGCAGGATGGGCCGTGTTGGGATGGCCCAGGTGAGGAGTGGTGACATCCCCCTCCCCTTGGGCACCGGCTTGTCCCCAAGCCGGAGCTTGAGGGAACTGCTGCTGAACTGCTTCGGCATCCTCCCAAGTAGCCAAGGAAGCATCCATTCCGGACCACTTGATGAGCAGTTGAGGTACAGTACCGTCTTGGCGCTGATGAAGAAGGCGTTGCAGAACAGCTTCGGGTACCTGTAGATGGTCATCCACATCTGGAAGGTCAGGAGAAACAGTGTATTTAGTTGAGGGTGCCGGCTTCAACAGGGACACATGAAACACCGGGTGAACAGTAGAAGAAGCTGGGAGCTGTAGCTTGTAAGCCACCGAACCGATCTTGTCGATGATTTCATAAGGCCCGAAGTAGCGAAAAGATAGCTTCTGATGTGCTCGAGGAGCCAGCGACGATTGAACATATGGCTGAAGCTTCAAGTAGACAAAGTCGCCGACAGCAAAGGAACGCTCAGAGCGGCGCTTGTCAGCCTGGACTTTCATACGTTGTTGAGCGCGGTGAAGATGATGGCGAACAGAAGCCAACATTGTAGCACGTTCAGAAACCAGGGCTTCGACTTCCGGTTGCGAGGAAACCGTTGACGCGGTAAGTCCGAAATGCCGGGGAGGGTGACCATAGAGGACCTCGAACGGTGAGCGGTTGATTGAAGAGTGAAGACTGGTGTTGTACCAAAACTCCGCCAGAGGAACCCATTTGACCCACTGTTGCGGACAGGAGTGGACGAAGCAGCGGAGGTAGGTCTCCAGGCATTGGTTAACACGCTCTGTCTGCCCGtcagtctgaggatgataggccgAGCTCATAGACAGAGTTGTGTTGGCCAGGCGAAAGAGGTCACGCCAAAAGAGACTCGTGAAGATGCGATCACGGTCACTGATGATGTGAGTCGGCAACCCATGCAGACGGTAGATGTTGTCCAGGAAAACTTGAGCAACGTGCTGAGCAGTAAAAGGGTGGGAgagtggaatgaaatgagcaaaCTTACTGAACTTGTCCACGACCACCATCAAGCAATTAGCTGCACCAGAGCGAGGTAGACCCTCAATGAAATCCATAGAGATGACTTGCCATGACTCAGTTGGCACAGGGAGTGGAGAGAGCAATCCGGGGTACCGTGCACGGTATGGCTTGGCCTGAGCGCAAACAGAACAACTGGCCACAAAATTCTTGACATCAGATTTCATTCCCCGCCAGGCAAAGAGTTTCTTGATATGACTGAATGTTACTGGGAAGCCTGAGTGACCCCCTACGGCACTGCTATGCATGGCAACCATAATACGGTGCTGCAGATTGCTGTTGCTCCCCAGCCAAATACGGTCTCGATGTCGCAGGACTCCATCAGTCAGAGTATAAGGTGGGTGGGAATCCGGTGACAAGGTCAGCTGCTGAATTAACTTGAGGGAA is a window from the Sorghum bicolor cultivar BTx623 chromosome 5, Sorghum_bicolor_NCBIv3, whole genome shotgun sequence genome containing:
- the LOC8064381 gene encoding putative disease resistance RPP13-like protein 3; the encoded protein is MELAVAALGSLLPKLATLLTDEYKLQKGVRGEIRFLHAEMESMQAALDRVSNLPPQQIDDLNNIWVRDLKELSYDIEDSVDSFMLRVDAPGSAKPKSFKRFFDRTIGLLTKAMARHHIADDIHDIKSRIQEVAGRRERYRFPEVAGQPKNTEMDPRLPALYEDVKNLVGIEGPAEKLTALLSAQKQKLMVVSIVGVGGLGKTTLANSVYQTIRAEFQSQAFVSVSLKPDINKILSSILRQVSGQQYPNPEAWSHTELIDTIRQILEKKRYIIVIDDVWAESAWTQIKCALIENSLGSRVIVTTRNADVAKFSCSSIDGTMCELDPLSYEDSKKLLCKRIFNENEEMHSELEEVSRKILDKCGGIPLAIITTASLFTKYEWYGVYSSMGSGLHKDKSLDSMRAILYLSYSDLPSYLKPCLLYLSMFPEDYEIPSDELVRLWIAEGFVDEKLGCNLYDLGERYFNELVSRSMIQPIYNEDGSPSGCRVHDMILDFIISLATQENFVTILDVPCHISSARKIRRLSLRGSKVEREEQVIYQATLNISHVRSLVAFGDAVQWVPTTSRFPVLRVLAFKHDWSDNIHPKDLGSLQHLRYLALQGMFQTKLLEGIGNLKLLKTLDLRGRFKGELPASLNQLRQLESLLNCTNIVKLPDGIGNLISLNELWWLNVDKSPNTLAELGSLTKLRVLKINGLHRNQSYMKTFLQALSNLINLRRLVFYGEGSCSLDMPDQWTGPAHLQSFDGDDLIFSQVPRWFSSLSELSRLSMYVNLLRQEDFNLLGALPVLRFLDLGGDPFGTTTEEQVVVGADHPFRSLQEFKFYPKTRCWLEFARGVMPKLQRLVLSFEVKKWEGGGFDVGLENLASLKYVTVKVDCAGVRIKEVEDVETKVSDAVDMLPNHVTLKISREWTILMIQDENKDGHAVSEES